The following are encoded in a window of Staphylospora marina genomic DNA:
- the fadH gene encoding 2,4-dienoyl-CoA reductase, translated as MQGKTVIVTGGSSGMGKAIATRLFREGANVVISGRNAERLEATRDELERIGGGKVLTVQMDVREPDQVEDMVRKAKETFGRIDALVNNAAGNFVVPAEQLSRNGWHAVINIVLNGTWYCTQTVAKDWLASGQGGSILNIVATYAWTGAAGVVHSAAAKAGVLAMSQTLAVEWGDRGIRVNCIAPGPIERTGGADKLIADERARKAVERAVPMKRFGTPEEVAALARFLLSEEAAYINGECVTMDGGMWLTAHRFL; from the coding sequence TTGCAGGGGAAAACCGTGATCGTCACCGGTGGCAGCAGCGGAATGGGCAAAGCGATCGCCACCCGTCTGTTCCGGGAGGGAGCGAATGTCGTCATCTCCGGGCGCAATGCGGAAAGACTGGAGGCGACCCGCGATGAACTGGAACGGATCGGCGGCGGAAAGGTACTCACGGTGCAGATGGACGTTCGGGAACCGGACCAGGTGGAGGACATGGTTCGCAAAGCCAAGGAGACGTTCGGACGGATCGACGCATTGGTCAACAACGCGGCCGGCAATTTTGTCGTTCCTGCCGAACAACTCTCCCGGAACGGATGGCATGCGGTGATCAACATCGTGCTGAACGGAACCTGGTATTGCACCCAAACGGTTGCGAAAGATTGGCTCGCTTCCGGTCAGGGGGGGTCCATCCTGAACATCGTCGCCACCTATGCATGGACGGGAGCCGCCGGTGTCGTTCACTCCGCCGCCGCCAAAGCGGGAGTGCTCGCCATGAGTCAGACGCTTGCCGTGGAGTGGGGAGATCGGGGCATTCGCGTCAATTGCATCGCGCCGGGACCGATTGAGCGGACGGGCGGGGCGGACAAGCTGATCGCCGACGAACGGGCCCGGAAGGCCGTGGAACGGGCGGTTCCGATGAAGCGATTCGGCACGCCGGAGGAGGTGGCGGCGCTGGCCCGTTTCCTGCTGTCGGAGGAAGCCGCTTACATCAACGGAGAGTGCGTCACCATGGACGGGGGCATGTGGCTGACCGCCCACCGCTTCCTCTGA
- a CDS encoding class I SAM-dependent methyltransferase yields the protein MSVIAGKIRFLSRFLTCPREVGSITPSSGFLVNAICKTVFWNRVELVVELGAGTGVVTAEIARNLKPGAKAVIFEKDAVFSRQLKRDFPLFTHCRDAMRLTEELETHGIREADCIISCLPMANFSTEQRVELLDHVKKVLKPDGMFVQYQYSLQMKKTLKSRFKVVHTHFVPLNLPPAFVHVCQD from the coding sequence ATGTCCGTCATCGCCGGGAAAATCCGGTTCCTGTCCCGCTTTCTGACCTGCCCCCGGGAGGTGGGGAGCATCACGCCGAGTTCCGGATTTTTGGTAAATGCGATCTGTAAAACGGTTTTTTGGAACCGGGTGGAACTCGTTGTTGAACTGGGAGCGGGAACGGGGGTTGTGACGGCGGAAATTGCAAGAAATTTGAAGCCGGGGGCAAAAGCCGTGATCTTTGAAAAGGATGCGGTGTTCAGCAGGCAGTTGAAACGGGATTTTCCCTTGTTCACCCATTGCCGGGATGCGATGCGTTTGACCGAAGAACTGGAGACACACGGAATCCGGGAGGCGGACTGCATCATCTCCTGTTTGCCGATGGCCAATTTTTCCACTGAACAACGGGTGGAATTGTTGGACCATGTAAAGAAGGTGCTGAAACCGGACGGAATGTTTGTGCAGTATCAATATTCGTTGCAGATGAAAAAAACGCTGAAATCCAGGTTCAAGGTGGTTCACACGCATTTTGTTCCCCTCAACCTTCCCCCGGCTTTCGTTCATGTGTGTCAGGATTGA
- the glcT gene encoding glucose PTS transporter transcription antiterminator GlcT, with protein MERSYRISKVLNNNVVIAEHPEKGEVVLIGKGLGFGRKPGGEIGPEAVDKCFVLADRKEQEQYKELLRQVDERVVEVMNEAIDLIQKRFGTPLGEHIHVALTDHIAFALKRLEKGIDFRNPFLLETEALYEREYKVAEEVVDLIRRKLGVRLPEGETGFIAVHIHSSLTRRKLAEIRRHSQLIQRLTELAEETLGVNIDRKSVSYLRLLTHLRCAIERTLSGEEVSEPEGFSELLRNQYPLCYNLAWKMAKVMERALEKRVHPAEVGYLTLHLLRLSHP; from the coding sequence GTGGAGCGGTCGTACCGGATTTCCAAGGTGTTGAACAACAACGTGGTCATCGCCGAACACCCGGAGAAGGGAGAGGTGGTGCTCATCGGCAAGGGGCTCGGCTTCGGCCGCAAGCCCGGCGGGGAAATCGGACCGGAAGCGGTGGACAAGTGTTTTGTGCTGGCTGACCGGAAAGAACAGGAACAGTACAAGGAACTGCTCCGGCAGGTGGACGAGCGGGTGGTGGAGGTGATGAACGAGGCGATCGATCTGATTCAGAAGCGCTTCGGGACACCGCTCGGGGAACATATCCACGTGGCCTTGACCGACCACATCGCCTTTGCGCTCAAGCGGCTGGAGAAGGGCATCGATTTCCGGAATCCGTTTCTCCTGGAGACGGAGGCTTTGTACGAACGGGAATACAAAGTGGCGGAAGAAGTGGTGGACCTGATCCGCCGGAAACTGGGGGTCCGGTTGCCGGAGGGGGAGACGGGGTTCATCGCCGTTCACATCCACAGTTCTTTGACTCGCCGGAAGCTGGCGGAGATCCGCCGGCATTCACAGCTGATTCAACGGTTGACGGAGTTGGCGGAAGAGACCCTCGGAGTGAACATCGACCGGAAAAGCGTCTCCTATTTGCGCCTGTTGACCCACCTGCGCTGCGCCATCGAGCGGACGTTGTCCGGAGAAGAAGTGAGTGAACCCGAAGGTTTCTCCGAGCTCTTGCGCAACCAGTATCCGTTGTGTTACAATCTTGCGTGGAAAATGGCGAAAGTAATGGAACGGGCCTTGGAGAAGCGGGTCCATCCGGCGGAGGTCGGCTATTTGACGTTGCATCTCCTCAGACTTTCGCATCCGTAA
- a CDS encoding ZIP family metal transporter has product MNEYLNWNLLAAAGSLVGGALVVWGRNRHASIGRSTFSLICAGLLVAVALAGMLPHALSESVPLTLAGTITGLMLAWMTRRRGQTQTEKKRSGAVTWTAIVGLGLHSVFEGMAVGSGHHLGAMTGLAAAVGLFVHKLPEGAVAATLTATKGRWVTLAASAVPGVGVVLGSLLAGAFVLSPEWHERGSPFVLGLAAGILLRVFHAEWASTADRPFSFRMIRLFLGTVIGVFLVMLGIWVADGHTASGSRSFHSDGGHQHHAVTPVQVPENVPAPEVHLEVIPEPGGHCLIVLHTRHFRFVPEQPGREPLFGEGHAHLYVDGKKIARLFDTTARIRLEPGTHVIRAELVDSAHAPYVHRGKTIQSEQTVTVK; this is encoded by the coding sequence TTGAACGAATACCTGAACTGGAACCTGCTGGCGGCGGCGGGCTCTCTGGTCGGCGGAGCGCTTGTCGTCTGGGGGCGCAACCGTCATGCTTCCATCGGACGATCCACCTTTTCCCTGATCTGCGCCGGACTTCTGGTCGCCGTGGCACTCGCGGGAATGCTTCCCCATGCCCTGTCCGAATCCGTTCCGCTGACGTTGGCGGGAACGATCACCGGATTGATGCTGGCATGGATGACCCGCCGCCGCGGACAGACACAAACGGAGAAGAAACGTTCAGGGGCAGTCACTTGGACCGCCATCGTCGGATTGGGGTTGCACAGCGTGTTTGAAGGCATGGCGGTGGGGAGCGGACATCATCTCGGGGCCATGACCGGCCTCGCCGCGGCGGTCGGTTTGTTTGTGCACAAATTGCCGGAGGGAGCAGTGGCCGCGACACTGACGGCAACCAAAGGTCGTTGGGTCACACTGGCGGCGTCCGCCGTACCGGGTGTGGGGGTGGTGCTGGGCAGCCTGCTGGCCGGAGCATTCGTTCTGTCACCGGAATGGCACGAACGGGGCTCCCCGTTTGTGCTGGGACTGGCCGCGGGCATCCTCCTCCGTGTCTTTCACGCCGAATGGGCATCAACGGCAGATCGACCGTTTTCGTTTCGCATGATCCGGCTGTTCCTGGGCACCGTCATCGGAGTGTTCCTGGTCATGCTCGGCATCTGGGTCGCGGACGGGCACACGGCTTCCGGTTCCCGTTCCTTTCATTCGGATGGCGGGCATCAGCATCATGCCGTCACTCCCGTGCAAGTCCCGGAAAATGTTCCCGCCCCGGAAGTTCATCTGGAAGTCATTCCGGAACCGGGCGGTCACTGCCTGATCGTGCTTCACACCCGCCATTTCCGGTTTGTTCCCGAGCAACCCGGACGCGAACCGCTCTTCGGGGAAGGACATGCGCATCTGTATGTCGACGGCAAAAAAATCGCCAGACTGTTCGACACCACCGCGCGCATCCGCCTGGAGCCGGGAACCCATGTGATTCGCGCGGAACTGGTCGACAGCGCCCACGCCCCTTACGTCCATCGGGGAAAAACGATTCAATCCGAACAAACCGTCACGGTGAAATAA
- a CDS encoding LysE/ArgO family amino acid transporter, whose product MTEAIIHGWILALGLILPLGVQNVFVFNQGALQPRWIRSLPAVLTASLCDTLLITLAVAGISIVVLNVAWVKWSLFTAGFFFLLYMGWNIWRSSPDPGSDTGTGPLPPARQVGFALSVSLLNPHAILDTIGVIGTSSLQYDGAERIAFTLTCVAVSWIWFFGLSIAGALIRSLDGGGIWLRRVNRLSALIIWGVAVWIGRELVIEIISS is encoded by the coding sequence ATGACGGAAGCGATCATTCACGGATGGATCCTTGCCCTGGGGTTGATCCTCCCCTTGGGCGTACAAAACGTGTTCGTGTTCAACCAAGGGGCCTTGCAGCCTCGTTGGATTCGTTCCCTCCCCGCGGTTCTGACGGCCTCGCTCTGTGACACGCTGCTGATCACGCTCGCCGTCGCCGGTATCTCGATTGTCGTGTTGAACGTAGCCTGGGTGAAATGGTCTCTGTTCACCGCCGGTTTTTTCTTCTTGTTGTACATGGGATGGAACATCTGGCGCTCTTCCCCGGATCCCGGCTCGGACACCGGCACCGGTCCGCTGCCTCCCGCCCGGCAAGTGGGATTTGCCTTGTCGGTCTCCCTGCTGAACCCTCATGCCATCTTGGACACGATCGGCGTGATCGGCACCAGTTCTCTCCAATACGACGGTGCGGAACGCATCGCTTTCACGCTGACCTGCGTCGCCGTTTCCTGGATCTGGTTTTTCGGGTTGTCCATCGCCGGTGCCCTGATCCGGTCCCTGGACGGGGGAGGCATTTGGCTGCGGCGGGTCAACCGGCTGTCCGCTCTCATCATCTGGGGAGTGGCCGTGTGGATCGGCCGGGAATTGGTGATTGAGATCATCTCGTCCTGA
- a CDS encoding chromate transporter encodes MGSDSKVLRDLFVSFFRISPVTFGGGYAMLPLIEREVIVRRKWMDEESLKETLALCESVPGAVGINAAILVGFRVAGLPGALVSLAGVTLPAFLIVLAMVALFFRIRNQPWLDGAMTGIRAAVVALIVCAAVRAGKRALTSKAAWGLAGAAFFALAVLGISPFFVLLSGLATGLVYSLAGIRRSAGRNPERSRSGGDGRGARKSA; translated from the coding sequence ATGGGCTCAGACAGCAAAGTGCTCAGGGATTTGTTCGTCTCCTTTTTCCGGATCAGTCCGGTGACCTTTGGCGGTGGCTATGCCATGCTTCCTTTGATTGAGCGGGAGGTGATCGTCCGGAGAAAATGGATGGACGAAGAGTCCCTGAAGGAAACGTTGGCGCTTTGCGAATCCGTTCCCGGGGCCGTCGGCATCAACGCGGCGATTCTGGTCGGGTTCCGGGTGGCCGGTCTGCCGGGGGCGTTGGTATCTTTGGCGGGAGTCACGTTGCCCGCTTTTTTGATTGTCCTCGCAATGGTGGCATTGTTTTTCCGGATTCGGAACCAACCATGGTTGGACGGTGCGATGACGGGGATTCGGGCGGCGGTGGTGGCGCTGATTGTTTGTGCGGCCGTGCGTGCGGGAAAGCGGGCCCTGACAAGCAAAGCGGCTTGGGGTTTGGCGGGAGCCGCGTTTTTTGCATTGGCGGTGCTGGGAATCAGCCCGTTTTTTGTGTTGCTATCGGGGCTGGCGACCGGGTTGGTGTACTCCTTGGCGGGCATTCGCCGATCGGCAGGCCGAAATCCGGAACGCTCCCGGAGCGGGGGAGACGGTCGGGGAGCGAGGAAGTCGGCCTGA
- the ptsG gene encoding glucose-specific PTS transporter subunit IIBC gives MFKRMFGTLQQAGKALMLPVAMLPAAGLLLAIGNKTQIGIMEQAGGVVFANLALLFAVGVAIGLTQGEGTAGLAAVVGLLVMNATMGEMAKLFKVETVQVLGIDTLQTGVFGGILIGVTAALLYRRFHAIELPPFLGFFGGKRFVPIVTAATAFLLGVAFFYIWPPIQKQIDVFSHFVTTQNTALAAFIFGVIERSLIPFGLHHIFYSPFWFEFGTYTTSAGEIIKGDLNRFMQGDPTAGTFMSGKFPFMMFGLPAAALAMWQEARPERRKVVGGIMLSAALTSFLTGITEPIEFTFLFVAPLLYAVHCVFAGLSFMLMDILGVKAGMTFSGGIIDLIMFWEKDTNPWLIIPVGLVFAVIYYFGFRFAIRKWNLKTPGREDEEEHSEQTSGNMGQLAADVLSALGGKENITALDACITRLRVSVGDVGKVNKEELKKLGAAGVLEMGNHLQIIFGPKSDLIREQMKRIMSGQAPVRVPEEESDQKDAQSPNEAEFPAGEIASPMTGKLLSLERVEDAVFSQKLMGDGFAVDPEDGKVVSPVDGTVVNLFPTGHAIGLRTAEGHEVLIHVGIDTVKLEGKGFKTFVGEGDTVTRGQTLIEADLEFLREHAPSVVTPVVFTNLDKGLSVNILKEQAQAGETNVISVTRQS, from the coding sequence ATGTTCAAGCGGATGTTCGGAACGCTGCAGCAAGCCGGCAAGGCTCTCATGCTTCCGGTCGCCATGTTGCCCGCCGCCGGTCTGCTCCTGGCCATCGGGAACAAAACGCAAATCGGCATCATGGAGCAGGCGGGAGGTGTCGTGTTCGCCAACCTGGCCCTTCTCTTCGCCGTCGGGGTGGCCATCGGACTGACCCAGGGCGAAGGGACCGCCGGTTTGGCCGCCGTGGTTGGTTTGCTGGTGATGAACGCCACCATGGGTGAAATGGCCAAATTGTTCAAGGTGGAAACGGTACAGGTGTTGGGAATCGACACCCTGCAGACCGGGGTGTTCGGCGGAATCCTCATCGGGGTGACGGCGGCCTTGTTGTACCGGAGATTCCACGCCATCGAACTTCCGCCGTTTCTCGGCTTCTTCGGCGGAAAACGCTTCGTGCCGATCGTGACGGCTGCCACCGCTTTTCTGCTCGGTGTGGCATTCTTCTACATCTGGCCGCCGATCCAAAAGCAGATTGACGTGTTTTCGCATTTTGTCACCACGCAGAACACGGCGTTGGCCGCGTTCATCTTCGGGGTGATTGAACGTTCCCTGATTCCGTTCGGACTTCATCATATCTTCTACTCGCCGTTCTGGTTCGAGTTCGGGACTTACACCACTTCCGCCGGCGAAATCATCAAAGGGGACCTCAATCGTTTCATGCAAGGGGATCCCACGGCCGGCACGTTCATGAGCGGGAAGTTTCCTTTCATGATGTTCGGTCTGCCTGCCGCGGCGCTGGCCATGTGGCAGGAAGCCCGTCCGGAGCGTCGCAAAGTGGTCGGCGGCATCATGTTGTCCGCTGCACTGACCTCGTTTTTGACGGGAATCACCGAACCGATCGAGTTCACGTTCCTGTTCGTCGCTCCGCTGTTGTACGCGGTGCATTGCGTGTTTGCCGGGCTTTCCTTCATGTTGATGGACATCCTCGGAGTGAAGGCGGGCATGACGTTTTCCGGCGGAATCATCGACCTGATCATGTTCTGGGAAAAAGATACCAATCCGTGGCTCATCATTCCGGTTGGACTGGTATTCGCCGTGATTTACTATTTCGGGTTCCGGTTTGCCATCCGAAAATGGAATCTGAAAACACCGGGCCGTGAAGACGAAGAGGAACACTCGGAACAAACGTCCGGAAACATGGGCCAACTGGCCGCTGACGTTCTTTCGGCTTTGGGCGGCAAAGAAAACATCACGGCGCTGGATGCCTGCATCACCCGTTTGCGCGTTTCGGTCGGCGATGTGGGCAAAGTCAACAAGGAAGAGCTGAAGAAACTGGGTGCTGCAGGCGTTCTGGAAATGGGCAATCACCTGCAAATCATTTTCGGTCCCAAATCCGATCTGATCCGGGAACAGATGAAACGGATCATGAGCGGACAGGCACCTGTCCGGGTTCCGGAAGAGGAGTCCGATCAGAAAGACGCGCAATCTCCGAATGAAGCGGAGTTTCCCGCGGGAGAAATCGCGTCGCCGATGACCGGTAAACTTCTTTCGCTGGAACGGGTGGAGGACGCGGTGTTTTCACAAAAGCTGATGGGTGACGGTTTTGCCGTGGATCCCGAAGACGGGAAAGTGGTCTCTCCGGTGGACGGCACGGTGGTCAATCTGTTCCCGACCGGACATGCCATCGGACTGCGCACGGCGGAGGGCCATGAAGTGCTGATTCACGTCGGGATTGACACGGTCAAACTGGAAGGCAAAGGGTTCAAAACGTTTGTGGGCGAAGGGGACACCGTCACCCGGGGGCAAACGCTGATCGAAGCGGATTTGGAGTTCCTTCGCGAGCATGCTCCCTCCGTGGTCACCCCGGTGGTGTTCACCAATCTGGACAAAGGTCTCTCCGTCAACATTCTCAAAGAACAGGCTCAAGCCGGAGAGACGAACGTGATTTCCGTCACGCGCCAATCATGA
- a CDS encoding chromate transporter, with amino-acid sequence MLQELFFTFFKIGFLSFGGGYAMIPVLEHEAVAHGWTTTAEFSEWIAVAGMAPGPIALNAAVSIGYHQAGLAGALVSLLGMVLPSLSVAFALSAVLVRIGRHPVWKKTLQHLMPVIVGLILFAAWRFAVSNFSSVKWEQGWMLLLIFAASLTGLIRYRLHPALVILGAGIVGAAFLGD; translated from the coding sequence ATGTTGCAAGAGCTCTTTTTTACCTTCTTCAAAATCGGATTTCTTTCGTTCGGCGGAGGCTATGCCATGATTCCCGTCCTGGAACATGAAGCCGTCGCGCATGGATGGACCACGACCGCGGAGTTCAGCGAATGGATCGCCGTCGCTGGAATGGCTCCGGGACCGATCGCACTGAATGCGGCGGTCAGTATCGGCTACCATCAGGCGGGCTTGGCGGGTGCGCTTGTCTCTCTGTTGGGGATGGTGCTTCCCTCCCTGTCGGTGGCCTTCGCCCTGTCGGCGGTGCTGGTTCGGATCGGTCGGCATCCCGTCTGGAAAAAAACGTTGCAGCACCTCATGCCTGTCATTGTCGGCTTGATCCTCTTTGCTGCTTGGCGGTTTGCCGTTTCCAACTTTTCTTCCGTCAAGTGGGAACAGGGATGGATGTTGTTGCTGATATTTGCCGCTTCGCTGACGGGCCTGATCCGGTACCGGCTTCATCCCGCTCTTGTCATCCTGGGAGCCGGAATCGTGGGAGCGGCCTTTTTGGGGGATTGA
- a CDS encoding DedA family protein yields MSAAELVEWVEGYGYAALFFALWLGIVGMPVPDEVIVMTGGLVSSFGLLEPFGAFAVTYMGVVSGLSIGYALGRWWGSDWVNRLGKKEKWNRALLRSERLMNRYGSLALCFSYFLPVVRHILPYLAGIHRMSPVRYAAFSFGAGLVWTGIYFFIGAEFGEWIDPASRISRQGGWLALASLIIIGLAVKAVQRKRDKNTKPDRGL; encoded by the coding sequence ATGAGTGCAGCTGAGCTCGTGGAGTGGGTGGAGGGTTACGGATATGCGGCCCTGTTTTTCGCTCTGTGGCTGGGCATCGTGGGGATGCCGGTTCCGGATGAAGTGATTGTCATGACGGGAGGTCTGGTTTCCTCATTTGGCTTGCTGGAGCCGTTCGGGGCATTTGCGGTCACGTACATGGGGGTCGTTTCCGGACTGTCGATCGGATATGCATTGGGCAGGTGGTGGGGGAGTGACTGGGTGAATCGCCTTGGAAAGAAGGAAAAGTGGAATCGGGCGCTCCTTCGCTCGGAACGGCTGATGAACAGGTATGGAAGTCTGGCGCTCTGTTTCAGTTACTTTCTGCCGGTGGTGCGGCACATATTGCCGTATTTGGCGGGCATCCACCGGATGTCTCCGGTCAGGTACGCGGCCTTTTCCTTCGGTGCCGGTTTGGTTTGGACCGGAATCTACTTTTTCATCGGAGCGGAGTTCGGGGAGTGGATCGATCCGGCGTCCCGAATCAGCCGTCAGGGAGGTTGGTTGGCTTTGGCTTCTTTGATCATCATCGGACTGGCAGTCAAGGCAGTCCAACGGAAAAGGGACAAAAACACGAAACCGGACAGGGGACTGTAA
- the nagZ gene encoding beta-N-acetylhexosaminidase, producing MKRKVLRSLCILGSVLTAVACTQAQPASPEQQLLERMSLEEKIGQMMMVGFRGETPTEDARKLVQDMKAGSVILFSNAGNIKHPLQTARLTNGLQRMAEQTRLKIPLIVSVDQEGGSVARLTEGFTETAGNMSLGAVADEKRTERDAGMIAEELAAVGINMNLAPVLDVNVNPDNPVIGTRSFGEDPQLVARLGEAFVRAHQKRGVVPTVKHFPGHGDTHVDSHLGLPVIPKSREEFERVELVPFKRAIEAGVDVIMTAHIHVPSLDPTPDLPATLSKPILTGLLREKLGFEGVIVTDSMTMAGVSGTFGGVPQAAVKAVEAGADIILLPPFSSTKEPFEVRDAILEAVRSGEISEERIDRSVLRILRLKQKYALDKRRYVEETGVAERTGTDKNRQQALDTARRAVTLLKNDGNLLPLHLSSGQKVGIITPYSLIGKVKAHHFRVEELTVERRDLTDAERNDILRWAKDKDLLIVGTHNADRQPRMARLVRELQNAGKPVAVVAFGNPYDIRAFPGVDAYLAVYGFRQVHLQAAVDTLFGRNNPSGRLPVTVPDLYPAGSGLGYTGTK from the coding sequence ATGAAACGGAAGGTTCTCCGGTCGCTTTGTATTCTGGGTTCCGTCCTGACCGCCGTCGCTTGTACGCAGGCACAACCGGCGTCGCCGGAGCAACAGCTCCTGGAACGGATGTCACTCGAAGAAAAGATCGGTCAGATGATGATGGTCGGTTTCCGCGGTGAAACCCCCACCGAAGACGCACGAAAACTGGTTCAGGACATGAAAGCGGGATCCGTCATTCTGTTTTCCAATGCCGGAAACATCAAACATCCGCTTCAGACCGCCCGCCTGACCAACGGATTGCAACGCATGGCGGAGCAGACCCGGCTGAAGATTCCCCTCATCGTGTCCGTCGACCAGGAAGGGGGCTCGGTGGCGCGTTTGACGGAGGGATTCACCGAAACGGCCGGAAACATGTCTCTCGGAGCCGTGGCGGACGAGAAAAGGACGGAGCGGGATGCGGGCATGATCGCCGAAGAGTTGGCGGCCGTGGGCATCAACATGAATCTGGCCCCGGTGTTGGACGTAAACGTGAATCCGGACAATCCCGTGATCGGAACGCGCTCGTTCGGAGAAGATCCGCAATTGGTGGCCCGATTGGGCGAAGCGTTTGTCCGTGCGCATCAAAAGAGGGGAGTGGTGCCCACCGTCAAGCATTTTCCCGGCCACGGGGATACTCATGTCGATTCGCATTTGGGATTGCCGGTGATTCCGAAGAGCCGGGAAGAGTTTGAGCGGGTGGAGCTGGTGCCGTTCAAGCGCGCCATCGAGGCAGGCGTGGATGTGATCATGACCGCACACATCCACGTTCCTTCGTTGGATCCCACTCCCGACTTGCCGGCCACCCTTTCAAAACCGATTCTTACCGGGCTCCTGCGTGAGAAGTTGGGGTTTGAGGGCGTGATCGTCACGGACAGCATGACCATGGCGGGAGTGTCGGGAACCTTCGGGGGAGTGCCCCAAGCCGCGGTGAAAGCGGTGGAAGCGGGGGCGGACATCATTTTGTTGCCGCCGTTTTCTTCCACGAAGGAACCTTTTGAAGTCCGGGACGCAATTTTGGAGGCCGTCCGTTCCGGCGAGATTTCCGAAGAGCGGATTGACCGTTCCGTGTTGAGGATTCTCCGGTTGAAGCAAAAATACGCTCTGGACAAACGCCGGTATGTGGAGGAGACCGGGGTGGCCGAACGGACGGGAACCGACAAGAACCGGCAACAGGCGCTTGACACCGCCCGACGGGCCGTCACGTTGCTGAAAAACGACGGAAATCTGCTGCCGCTTCATTTGTCTTCCGGGCAAAAGGTGGGCATCATCACCCCGTATTCCCTGATCGGGAAGGTGAAGGCTCACCACTTTCGGGTGGAAGAGCTGACGGTGGAACGGCGGGATCTGACAGACGCGGAACGGAACGACATCTTGCGATGGGCAAAGGACAAGGATCTGCTGATCGTGGGCACGCACAACGCCGACCGTCAGCCGCGGATGGCCCGTTTGGTGCGCGAGCTCCAAAATGCGGGCAAACCGGTGGCGGTGGTCGCGTTCGGAAATCCGTATGATATCCGGGCGTTTCCCGGAGTGGATGCCTATCTCGCCGTGTACGGATTTCGGCAAGTGCATCTTCAGGCGGCCGTGGACACCCTCTTCGGACGGAACAATCCTTCGGGACGTCTGCCGGTGACGGTGCCCGATCTGTATCCGGCGGGTTCGGGTCTCGGGTATACCGGAACAAAATGA
- a CDS encoding MFS transporter: MSIAKRNIRALTWANLLGGVNFLEPVVTLFYLHRGFSQTEIFFVLLSFSVSMAVFEVPSGAFADRFGAKISFLAGTFARLLSVICLAVPEPAFVILSQILSALSFSFFSGSDEALIYESLKAEGREKEMAGVMGKIQAASLAPMALAMLVGAWLAGGLREEDFLVLIALRTVCVLGQFVFVLRVVEPPHLAAYRDHPWKHVRRGMREILQSPGLLLLFANVTVIFITTYIFTTFEQPWLKNLGVPVSVLGVIAAAGLLLSAWAARMVDVLLKLRSAKFWLWVTGLGIVCSHLLIVGLAGSAVAAIAAGFLLRACRAVRNPVSSQMFNEYISSGSRATALSLLSVADSVFDLVLVLTLTGISVWGLPAVFLGCAGLALCGLFLPARSAEEERASLKLSRDA; the protein is encoded by the coding sequence ATGTCGATCGCAAAACGAAACATCCGTGCCCTGACTTGGGCAAATTTGCTTGGTGGCGTCAATTTTCTCGAACCGGTGGTGACTCTGTTTTATTTGCACCGGGGGTTTTCGCAGACGGAGATTTTCTTCGTGCTTCTCAGCTTCAGCGTGTCGATGGCGGTGTTTGAAGTTCCGTCGGGAGCGTTTGCGGACCGGTTCGGGGCAAAAATCTCGTTTCTGGCCGGAACGTTTGCCCGGTTGCTTTCGGTGATCTGTCTGGCCGTGCCCGAGCCGGCATTCGTCATACTCAGCCAAATTTTGTCCGCGCTGTCTTTTTCGTTCTTTTCCGGTTCGGACGAAGCCTTGATATATGAATCGCTCAAGGCGGAAGGCCGGGAAAAAGAAATGGCCGGCGTGATGGGCAAGATCCAGGCGGCATCGCTTGCTCCGATGGCGTTGGCCATGTTGGTGGGGGCATGGCTGGCCGGCGGTCTTCGCGAGGAAGACTTTCTGGTGCTCATCGCGCTTCGCACGGTTTGTGTGCTGGGGCAGTTCGTGTTCGTGCTGAGGGTCGTCGAACCTCCCCATCTGGCTGCGTATCGGGATCACCCCTGGAAACACGTCCGGCGGGGGATGCGGGAGATCTTGCAATCGCCGGGACTGTTGCTTCTGTTCGCCAACGTGACGGTGATCTTCATCACCACGTACATCTTCACCACGTTTGAACAGCCGTGGCTGAAGAATCTCGGGGTGCCGGTCAGCGTTCTGGGAGTCATTGCGGCGGCAGGTCTTCTGCTGTCGGCGTGGGCGGCCCGGATGGTGGACGTTTTGCTCAAGCTTCGTTCGGCGAAATTCTGGCTTTGGGTGACCGGCTTGGGCATTGTGTGCTCGCATCTGTTGATCGTGGGCTTGGCGGGAAGCGCGGTGGCGGCCATCGCCGCCGGATTCCTGCTCCGGGCTTGCCGGGCGGTGCGCAATCCGGTCAGTTCCCAGATGTTCAATGAATACATCTCGTCGGGAAGCCGGGCAACGGCCCTGTCTTTGCTCAGCGTGGCAGACTCGGTGTTCGATCTGGTGTTGGTCTTGACGCTGACGGGCATTTCGGTCTGGGGCTTGCCCGCGGTGTTCCTCGGTTGCGCGGGCCTCGCCCTGTGCGGGTTGTTCCTTCCGGCCCGGTCGGCGGAAGAGGAACGGGCATCCTTGAAGCTGAGTCGGGATGCATGA